One Heyndrickxia oleronia genomic window, TGGATCATCTTCTTAACCACCGTACCATATCTTTAAGACATGAAAAAAATCAAGCCATTTTTAAAATTCAAAGTGTATTATCACAGTCATTTGGCGATTTTTTTACATCACATGGATTTACACGTATTTTTACACCAAAAATTGTCTCTCAGGGTGCAGAAGGAGGGGCAAATGTATTTAGCCTAAATTATTTTGGGAAAAACGCCCATTTAGCACAATCACCTCAATTTTATAAACAAATGATGGTAGCAAGTGGTTTCGAACGTGTTTTTGAAATCGGGCAGGTATTTCGAGCGGAGGCACATCATTCATCAAGACATTTAAATGAATATGTTTCTCTTGATGTTGAAATAGGATTTATTGACGATGTAAAAGAAATTATGGAATGGGAAACAGATGTACTTAAATATATGATCTCACGTGTAAATGACCAATGTAAACGGGAGTTAGAAATTCTTGATGTTAAACTTCCGTTTATAACTGAGATTCCGTGCTTAACTCTTTATGAAGCACAGGAAATATTAAGTAGTCAATATCAAAAAGCATCTCCTGAAGGGGACTTAGATTCTGAAGGCGAACGGTTAATAGGTGAATACGTAAGAGAAAAATATAATAGTGAATTTGTCTTTATTACCAATTATCCATGTGAAACACGTCCAATGTACACGATGCCGAGTAATGATTCAGCATTAACAGAATCCTTTGATTTATTGTACAAAGGCTTAGAAATTACTTCCGGTGGGCTTCGTATCCATGATTATGAAATGCTGTTACAGTCATTCTCAAGTAAAGGATTAAATCCAAATGATTTTGCCTCATATATTGAAATGTTTCAATATGGTGTACCTCCACATGGTGGGTTCGCCATTGGACTAGAGAGATTGACAGCAAATATGACAGGAGTAGGAAATATTAGGGGGGCGACAGCATTTCCTAGGGATCTTGAGAGACTTATACCTTAGAGCAAAATCAATGGTCTTAATAACAGTGTAAGGGAGGGAATAATATATAAGGACGAGGATTTTCCCAAGGTTGGTTGCCAAAAATGGCAGCCTTTTTTATTTGAATAGTGGGGGTAAACTTGAAAGTTTGTTGAGTTAATCTCACCGTTAGAGTGCTTACACATTATTAAATGTTTCATTGACTTTTTGTATACGATAGGAATATAAAATGTATACAAATGTATACAGAGAGGAGATTTTTTATGAGAAATGAAGGATATAGGGGTCGTGGCAGAGATAGACATCACCATGGTGAGGGGCATAACCGAAAAGAAAAACATGTTCATCAAGGAGCAAAAACGTTCCGCAAAGGCAGAGCCATCGCATTTTTAGAAATGATGAGTCTTAAGTGTGATACTTTAAAGCAACAATTAGTAACACCGGAACTTCAAACAATTAATCCAATTTTAGTTGGTGACTAAAGGCAGTGGAAATGGTCATTAATGAGTTTGTTCAGATGTTTGAACTATATGAATATGAGGTAATGGAAAATAAAGGAGATGTTCAAGAAACAGAAGAAGTAATTGAAACGTCTTCTTTGCTAGCTACTCAAGAGAAGCAAAACAATGAAGAGGAAAAGAATGACTAAACCAATTTTTTTTAGTAGTCATCGAGGACGGAAATTGGAGTTATCCTCCAATTTCCCATATTTATAAATGCGAAAAAGTACAAAATTGATTATTTAGCTGGAATATTAAGCAATTTAGGGATCGTTACTAAGTGATATTTTTCTTTATTCAGCTCATCAATAATTTTTGGTAAAGATTTTACGGTCCCAGATAAATCTCCACCAGTCCCGGTTCCAGAATGCTGTAGAATAATTGCACCTGGTTTTACATGCAATAGAACATTACTTGCCACTTGATCTTCATCTAAGCCTTTCCAATCTAGAGAATCGATATTCCAATTCACAATTTTTTTGTTGTGTAATTTCAACCATTGGAGTTGCTCTTCATTGATATTTCCATATGGCGGTCTAATCATTCTTGGAATATATCCAGTATACTGTTTAATAATATTGTCCGTTTTTATAATTTGATTTCTAAATTCAGAATCACTCAATTTAGAAAAATTTGCATGGTTATACGAATGGTTTCCAAGAGCATGTCCTTCTCGAATAATCCTTTTAAATATATCAGGATGTTCCTCGATTCGATATCCAACTACAAAAAATGTTGCTTTAACCCCTTTTTGTTTTAAAATATCTAAAATCTGTGGGGTGAAAATATTATCAGGTGCATCATCAAATGTTAATGCAATTTCTCGTTTTGTCTTCGATCCATACAAAAAAAATGTATTTTGGTATTTATTATTTAATTCCGATAAGGATAATGGATCTTTTTTAGATTCAGCGGATAGCTCATGAACGATAGATGTGGTCTTTGCTTTAACGTATGTAGAATCGGAAAAGGGAACAATAAATAATTGGGATAAGACGAATAAAATAAGCAGAGAATGTTTCATTAGTTACTACCTCTAGTTTTTAGATTATATTCTTTCTATGTTATATATTTGCAATTCCTAATAAAATATACTTAAAGAGATACGAATGAAGGAGGTTAAGATCAATCATCGTAATTTCCTTCTTGTGAAAATGACTATTAACGTGAATCAATTAGTTAATTAAGGAAAGCGTTAAGGAGGATTTATATGGATTATCAAAATCAGGCAATAAACATCAATAATAAATTATCGAAATTTAATGAATACTGGTCTCCTAAAGTAATTAGTGAAATGAATGATTATCAGTTTAAGTTAGCAAAATTATTAGGTGACTTTGTTTGGCATAGCCACAATGATACCGATGAAGTATTTTTTGTGATAGAGGGGGAAATGAAAATTGAATTTCGCGATGGAGAGGTTACACTTTCAAAAGGAGAGATGTACGTCGTACCTAAAGGGGTAGAGCATAAGCCATTTGCGGAAAAAGAATGTCAGGTCATGCTAGTGGAGCCGAAAGGTGTGGTTAACACAGGTGATCACCAAGGAGAGTTAACAGCGGAAAATGATGTATGGATTTAAGTGGATTGTTCATGAATTTATTAGTTAAAATGATGGAATGATTACAACTTGCTTTTTTTTGGGAAATAGTTGGATTGCAAAGTGATTTGCATGTATTTACCAGAATATACAATGAGTGAGTATTTTTATAGGCGGGTGAAAACATGGCAATAAATTTAGAAACTTTATTTTTAATTGATCAAAAGGATGGTATGAGTTTAGAGTTTAGTAAATTAGTTTCAATGATGAATTATGCAAGAGAGACGACCATTGCAGAGGTAAAGGAATTAACCGTTGAAGAACTTGATTTCCTTTATGATGCGGAAGCTAATTCAATTGGAATGTTATTAGCACATATGGTTTCGGTTGAAAAAGCTTATCAAATTGAAACATTTTATAATCGTGACGTGACAGATGAGGAAATTATTGAGTTAAATCCAGCCTTAGAATTGGGAAGTAGGGCAAGGGAACAAATCCATGGGAATACGATTGATTTTTATATGAAGGAATTAACCGATGTTCGTAATAAAACCATCGAAACATTTCAAACACTCCCGGATGAATGGTTATTTCAGCAAACTCCTTTTTGGTTTGATCAACAAGCTAATAATTACTTTAAATGGTTCCATGTATTTGAAGATGAATTAAATCATAGAGGGCAAATAAGGATTATTAAAAAAATGATGGCGAAGAGGTTGAAGGTTTAAAGAAGAAAAGGGATGTAGCGAGGGCTATATCCCCTTTTTAGTTATAAGTACAATGTAATAAAACAAGAACAACTGTATATATGAATCATGAGATACATATTTTTAAGAAGATGGTTGCAAGTGAATCATAGAGAGGAGAAGTGAGATGAATTTTAAACTAATGGAAGCTATTGAAGTGTTGCAACGTACTCCACAAACATTAAATGAATTTGTATCTGGTTTATCGAAAGGCTGGTTGGTTTGTAATGAGGGTGAGGGTACTTGGAATGTAGCTGAGGTGATTGAGCATCTTATTGAAGCCGATAAACATAATTGGATACCAAGATTAGAAACAATGCTTCATGAAGGTGAGAGACGACCCTTTCCTCCTTTTGATCGTTTTGCACATTTAAATAATATGTCGGAAAGAACCATTCAACAACAGTTGCGAGAATTTAAGAAGGTGAGAACGGAAAATATAACTAAACTTAAGACAATTATTCAAACTGAATTACAACTTGAGCTTACAGGGGTGCATCCTGAATTTGGAATAGTGAAGGTCAGAGAATTATTATCGACATGGGTTGTTCATGATTTAACACATATTTCCCAAATTGTACGGGTGATGGCAAAGAGATATGATATGGATGTTGGTCCTTGGAGGGAGTACTTAGGCATATTGGAAGATTGATTTCAGTGTTAGATTGTCCAAAGTAATTGACATTTCACTTACGATTGTTAGAATAATAATGTCCAATACTTTTGACATAGGTGATACTTATGAAAAATAAAATAAAAGAGGTAAGGAAAAAGCTAGGACTCACTCAAGAGGATCTTGCTAAGGAGTGTGGGGTCGTGAGGCAAACGATTAATTGTGTCGAGAACGATAAATATGATCCTACACTGGAATTGGCATTCAAGTTATCAAAAATACTAAGAGTAAAGGTGGATGCATTGTTTATTTATGAGTAAATTTCATTCAAATTATATAATTACAATGAAGGATATCGTTAGGGAAGGTGACCCTATTCTCCATCAGGCAACAAAAGAGGTATCCCTCCCACCTTCTGAAGAAGATAAGGAAACATTAATATCCATGATGAATTTTTTGAAAAATAGTCAGGATTCTAATCTAGCAAAAAAATATAATTTACGTCCAGGAGTAGGTCTATCAGCCAATCAAATCGGGTTGAATAAGAGAATGTTTACGGCTTTTTTAACTGATGAGAAGGGGAAAGAGCATGAATATGCAATGATAAATCCGAAAATCATCAGTCATTCCGTCTCCATGATTTATTTACCACAGGGCGAGGGTTGCCTTTCTGTTGATCGAGATATAAAAGGCTTTGTACCTCGATATGAACGGATTAAAGTGAAGGGATTTAATCTTACAGGAGAAGAAGTGTTATTAAAGCTAAGTGGATATTCCTCAATTGTTGTACAGCATGAAATTGATCATTTAGATGGTATTATGTTTTACGATCGTATGAATAAAGAAAATCCATTTCAATTACCGGATAATATCAAAAGCTTATATTGATATCTGTATGAAGAAAAAGCTATATAAAGATAGAAGAAGGAACTTTCCCTTTTGGGTCAGTTCCTTCATATTGTAGGCAAGGAATTAGTTTTCTAAGAAACCAGGTTTCATAAAGTTTGGATTTGGATAGGTGTAGAAACCTTCTCCAGTAGCTCTACCAAGTTTGCCTTTATCAATATACTCAGATTTCAATAACTCAGCTAATTTTTCGTATTCTTGGCTACCCGTTGCTTTCGCTTTAGCGAGTGTAATATTATATGCAGTATTGATTCCAACAACATCTAAAATGGCAAAAGGACCTTGAGGTGCACCCGTTGCAATCATCCAAGTTTTGTCGATTGTTTCCGCATCTGCAACTTCATTCAATAAGAGAAGCTGTGCAGCATCTAATAAAGGAACTAATAATGAATTTAAAATATAGCCTGGTTGTTCTTTATATAAAGGCAAAGCAACCATACCAATCGCTTTGGCAAATTCAATCACTTCATTAAAGACCTTCATATCTGTTCCAGGGTGTTTCATAACCTCTGCTGTGTTATTTTTCCAAATTTCGTTTGCGAAGTGTAGGGCTAAAAACTTAGCAGGTCTACCTGTTGCATCGGCAAACTGGCTTGGTAATAATGTAGAAGAGTTTGTTGCAAAAATTGTTTTTTCAGGAGCTACCTTTCCAAGCTCATTGTAAAAGTCAGTTTTAATTTGAACAACCTCAGGAATCGCTTCGATTACTAGGTCTGCATTAGCAACTGCTTTTGATAAATTAGAATTGAAAGATATGCGTTCATAAGCTAAGTTAACTTCTTCATCAGTAGCATTCAAATCTTTTTTATAGTGCTCCTTTAAACCGTTAATTCTTTCTTTCGCACGCTCTAAAACTTCATCATTAATGTCATATACAGATACATTGAATCCTTTGAATGCTGTTTGGTATGCAATCTGACTCCCTAGCACACCGCTACCGGCAACGGTAATATTTTGATAATTCATAGCCAGTTCTCCTTCTTTCCAATTAAATACCTTCATATTATGGCACATCCCATCAAAAAAGATAAAAGAATATGCTTCTATATAGGTAAGGGAATCTTCTCCAATATTTCTTTTATCATGAATCTTAAATGAAAAAATAATGTATAGATAATGAAAAAATATTTATGAGAACGTAAATCTTAATTGCACCATTCCTTTTATATTGAAATGCTTTAAATATGCTTCTATTTGATTCCATATTTCGATAAAAGTTGAAATTTAAAGCGGATATAATAGCAATAGCTTAGTATTACAAAAATAGGGAGAGACAAAATGAATAATTACAAATTTATACCATTAGTACTTTTAACGACATTTTTAATGGGATCGTCGTTCGCTATCGTTAAAATAGGCTTGTCCTATTCATCACCGATATTATTAGCAGCTTTGCGTTTTACACTTGCAGGAATCATTATGAGCATAATTGTGAGTGTTTTAAAAAGGCCACATCCCATAACTAAAAAGAGCTGGATAAGGATGGTTATTATTGGTGCTTGTCAAACAGCTGGCGTGATGGGGTGTATATTTTTGAGCTTGCGAACGATTACTGCCAGTGAATCCTCCATCCTTACATTCACAAATCCGTTACTTGTTATTGTCTTTGGGACCATTTTTACCAAAATTCGTTATAGATTATATCAGTGGATCGGTGTTTTTTTAGGACTATTAGGGGTAGTTATTACAATGGGGACCCAATTACAATTTGAAATTGGGATAGTATTTGGTATTCTTTCAGCAGTTTTTTGGGCAATTGCTACATTATTAGCAAATAAGTGGGGGGCAACTTTTGATACCTGGGTATTATCAGCCTATCAAATGCTTTTTGGCGGATTATTACTGTTACTTGCTAGTTTTCTTTTTGAAAAGCCATTTTTCACTTTCAATGGCCAGTCCTTATTCATTTTATTTTGGTTAAGTATGATGTCCTCAATTGTTCAATTTGCGATTTGGTACTATCTTCTGCAAAAAGGTGATCCTGGAAAGACGAGCG contains:
- a CDS encoding cupin domain-containing protein gives rise to the protein MDYQNQAININNKLSKFNEYWSPKVISEMNDYQFKLAKLLGDFVWHSHNDTDEVFFVIEGEMKIEFRDGEVTLSKGEMYVVPKGVEHKPFAEKECQVMLVEPKGVVNTGDHQGELTAENDVWI
- a CDS encoding DinB family protein; protein product: MNFKLMEAIEVLQRTPQTLNEFVSGLSKGWLVCNEGEGTWNVAEVIEHLIEADKHNWIPRLETMLHEGERRPFPPFDRFAHLNNMSERTIQQQLREFKKVRTENITKLKTIIQTELQLELTGVHPEFGIVKVRELLSTWVVHDLTHISQIVRVMAKRYDMDVGPWREYLGILED
- the def gene encoding peptide deformylase codes for the protein MSKFHSNYIITMKDIVREGDPILHQATKEVSLPPSEEDKETLISMMNFLKNSQDSNLAKKYNLRPGVGLSANQIGLNKRMFTAFLTDEKGKEHEYAMINPKIISHSVSMIYLPQGEGCLSVDRDIKGFVPRYERIKVKGFNLTGEEVLLKLSGYSSIVVQHEIDHLDGIMFYDRMNKENPFQLPDNIKSLY
- a CDS encoding polysaccharide deacetylase family protein codes for the protein MKHSLLILFVLSQLFIVPFSDSTYVKAKTTSIVHELSAESKKDPLSLSELNNKYQNTFFLYGSKTKREIALTFDDAPDNIFTPQILDILKQKGVKATFFVVGYRIEEHPDIFKRIIREGHALGNHSYNHANFSKLSDSEFRNQIIKTDNIIKQYTGYIPRMIRPPYGNINEEQLQWLKLHNKKIVNWNIDSLDWKGLDEDQVASNVLLHVKPGAIILQHSGTGTGGDLSGTVKSLPKIIDELNKEKYHLVTIPKLLNIPAK
- a CDS encoding helix-turn-helix transcriptional regulator, which codes for MKNKIKEVRKKLGLTQEDLAKECGVVRQTINCVENDKYDPTLELAFKLSKILRVKVDALFIYE
- the aspS gene encoding aspartate--tRNA(Asn) ligase; translated protein: MIRIVTTETPYKVGETVKLSGWVHKQRYLSKVTFLLLRDRGGIIQCILEKEWLNFRVENESIVEIIGDVVESKKQKLGVEIHVRNIRVINKCQKAIPFEINQSELKAGMDHLLNHRTISLRHEKNQAIFKIQSVLSQSFGDFFTSHGFTRIFTPKIVSQGAEGGANVFSLNYFGKNAHLAQSPQFYKQMMVASGFERVFEIGQVFRAEAHHSSRHLNEYVSLDVEIGFIDDVKEIMEWETDVLKYMISRVNDQCKRELEILDVKLPFITEIPCLTLYEAQEILSSQYQKASPEGDLDSEGERLIGEYVREKYNSEFVFITNYPCETRPMYTMPSNDSALTESFDLLYKGLEITSGGLRIHDYEMLLQSFSSKGLNPNDFASYIEMFQYGVPPHGGFAIGLERLTANMTGVGNIRGATAFPRDLERLIP
- a CDS encoding 3-hydroxyacyl-CoA dehydrogenase, giving the protein MNYQNITVAGSGVLGSQIAYQTAFKGFNVSVYDINDEVLERAKERINGLKEHYKKDLNATDEEVNLAYERISFNSNLSKAVANADLVIEAIPEVVQIKTDFYNELGKVAPEKTIFATNSSTLLPSQFADATGRPAKFLALHFANEIWKNNTAEVMKHPGTDMKVFNEVIEFAKAIGMVALPLYKEQPGYILNSLLVPLLDAAQLLLLNEVADAETIDKTWMIATGAPQGPFAILDVVGINTAYNITLAKAKATGSQEYEKLAELLKSEYIDKGKLGRATGEGFYTYPNPNFMKPGFLEN
- a CDS encoding DMT family transporter, producing the protein MNNYKFIPLVLLTTFLMGSSFAIVKIGLSYSSPILLAALRFTLAGIIMSIIVSVLKRPHPITKKSWIRMVIIGACQTAGVMGCIFLSLRTITASESSILTFTNPLLVIVFGTIFTKIRYRLYQWIGVFLGLLGVVITMGTQLQFEIGIVFGILSAVFWAIATLLANKWGATFDTWVLSAYQMLFGGLLLLLASFLFEKPFFTFNGQSLFILFWLSMMSSIVQFAIWYYLLQKGDPGKTSAYLFLAPFFGVITGWLLLGDHLYPSLIIGGLFIIIGIYLVNRKFQNLKQENASIEIQNR
- a CDS encoding DinB family protein, which encodes MAINLETLFLIDQKDGMSLEFSKLVSMMNYARETTIAEVKELTVEELDFLYDAEANSIGMLLAHMVSVEKAYQIETFYNRDVTDEEIIELNPALELGSRAREQIHGNTIDFYMKELTDVRNKTIETFQTLPDEWLFQQTPFWFDQQANNYFKWFHVFEDELNHRGQIRIIKKMMAKRLKV